Proteins encoded together in one Nitrosopumilus sp. window:
- a CDS encoding peptidase, which produces MDLKISLIPSKSIHTKIILLGFFFLVSLIPQASADVYVPLQEYLGYFDAHGVYTVVGNVKNQNDFAVIPILTISVIDDGKKVSQTLHHVPIPAMTDIPFKLKFPEIQAEEPTLLNAELKYVKTEKNSIPIQIIYDKSLITHDDGHVTGRIENTGTQTVYNPKIFAIVHGYETFILDVAQNIEPIKKIEPGEILNFTIYPDPSVSEPVRFYSCFAPVDTTVIPISVKKNDGDFDFRYDSGAWYSAAKFSDDGTILTMRGYNSYPLDTYANFEFPPISGQEKFDVTINDEPVEFIQSVDEMGQWHVAFNVKPQSQGILKITGFEKGLPPNLSKIPQFIKTNAQWWTTDQISDSEFLEGIDFLFEKQIIFVPQQEIVSESKWTIPQWMKIPVSWWYEEKISDDEFLNMIENLVKRNIIVI; this is translated from the coding sequence CTGGATTTGAAGATATCATTAATTCCTTCTAAAAGTATCCATACAAAAATTATTTTACTTGGATTTTTCTTTTTAGTCTCTCTAATTCCTCAGGCATCTGCAGATGTCTATGTTCCATTACAAGAATATTTAGGATATTTTGATGCTCATGGCGTATATACCGTAGTTGGAAATGTTAAAAATCAAAATGACTTTGCGGTAATTCCAATCCTTACAATATCTGTTATTGATGATGGAAAAAAAGTTTCACAAACTCTACATCATGTACCAATTCCAGCAATGACTGATATTCCATTCAAATTAAAATTTCCTGAAATTCAAGCTGAAGAACCTACTTTGTTAAACGCAGAATTAAAGTATGTGAAAACTGAAAAAAATTCAATTCCAATTCAAATTATTTATGATAAATCTCTAATAACACATGATGATGGTCATGTTACTGGTAGAATAGAAAACACAGGAACTCAAACAGTGTATAATCCTAAAATATTTGCAATCGTACATGGTTATGAAACTTTTATCTTAGATGTAGCTCAAAACATTGAACCTATTAAAAAAATTGAACCAGGCGAAATTCTAAACTTTACGATATATCCTGATCCCTCCGTTTCTGAACCGGTTCGTTTCTATTCATGTTTTGCACCAGTTGATACTACGGTAATCCCAATATCTGTAAAGAAAAACGATGGAGACTTTGATTTCAGATATGATTCAGGAGCTTGGTATTCAGCCGCCAAATTCAGTGATGATGGTACCATACTTACCATGCGTGGATACAATAGTTACCCTCTTGATACTTATGCAAATTTTGAGTTTCCACCAATCTCAGGCCAAGAAAAATTTGATGTTACAATTAATGATGAACCAGTCGAGTTTATCCAAAGTGTAGATGAGATGGGTCAGTGGCATGTGGCCTTTAATGTTAAACCTCAATCTCAAGGAATTTTAAAAATTACCGGATTTGAGAAGGGATTACCTCCAAATTTATCTAAAATTCCACAATTTATCAAAACTAATGCTCAATGGTGGACAACTGATCAAATCTCTGATTCAGAATTCTTAGAAGGAATTGATTTTTTGTTTGAAAAACAAATAATCTTTGTTCCTCAACAGGAGATTGTTTCAGAGTCTAAATGGACAATCCCACAATGGATGAAGATCCCTGTTAGTTGGTGGTATGAAGAAAAAATTTCAGATGATGAATTTCTAAATATGATTGAAAATCTTGTTAAAAGAAATATTATTGTAATATGA
- a CDS encoding CHRD domain-containing protein — MKQNNSVLGLSIVAIFAITVIAITAVPDALAKPSGNGQPDLIANLTAEGTNDTKGKAMFWFNDDATELQYKIVLNKVDVGSVGEDGNGKDKNSGKGLEYYVTKLHIHAAPGGIHTGEHLLNIVGPIDDNDLKIVGHTFSGIWDDTDMTHDHHGHGHNTKTLTSQIDALCNRDTDVNVHLSGSDEFIRGVIDTNSDKCSEL, encoded by the coding sequence ATGAAACAAAACAACTCAGTTTTAGGACTGTCTATTGTAGCAATTTTTGCAATTACAGTAATTGCAATAACTGCAGTACCTGACGCTTTAGCAAAACCATCTGGTAACGGTCAACCAGATTTAATAGCTAATTTAACTGCAGAGGGAACTAATGATACAAAAGGAAAAGCAATGTTTTGGTTTAATGATGACGCCACAGAACTACAATACAAAATTGTATTGAATAAAGTAGATGTTGGTTCTGTAGGGGAAGATGGTAATGGTAAAGACAAGAATTCAGGAAAAGGATTGGAATATTATGTGACTAAACTCCATATCCATGCTGCTCCTGGAGGAATTCATACTGGAGAACATCTTCTAAACATTGTAGGCCCAATAGATGATAATGATCTAAAAATTGTAGGTCATACGTTCTCTGGAATCTGGGATGATACTGATATGACTCATGATCATCATGGCCATGGACATAACACCAAAACCTTGACAAGTCAAATTGATGCACTTTGTAACAGAGATACAGATGTAAATGTACATCTAAGTGGTTCTGACGAATTTATTCGTGGAGTCATTGATACAAACTCTGATAAATGCTCAGAACTATAG
- a CDS encoding rhomboid family intramembrane serine protease, translating into MLPLRDENPHPPGFKPKVTIGLIIINVAIFLYEIAFTGQFWEFSNSQAALMFFEWGAVPSCITGFSSMIQPGISCPDTPYFSLLSSMFMHGGLMHLGGNMLFLWIFGDNIELKFGKAKFLLIYLAWGAGAGLAHIVIDPTSSIPAVGASGAISGVLGAYLAIFPRVRITTFLMLGFFWRMMHIQAKWFLPFWLVFQNLLPFFIGGFGVAGGGVAYMAHIGGFAIGFATGYLYKKTHSSEYTYGTRYGYRPDY; encoded by the coding sequence ATGCTTCCATTAAGAGATGAAAATCCCCATCCACCAGGATTCAAACCAAAAGTAACTATTGGTTTAATCATAATTAATGTTGCAATATTTTTGTATGAAATTGCTTTTACTGGGCAATTCTGGGAGTTTTCTAATTCACAAGCTGCGTTAATGTTTTTTGAATGGGGCGCAGTTCCCAGTTGTATTACTGGCTTTTCATCTATGATTCAACCTGGAATCTCATGTCCTGACACTCCGTATTTTTCATTACTTAGTTCAATGTTCATGCATGGTGGTCTGATGCATTTGGGTGGTAACATGTTGTTTTTGTGGATATTTGGTGATAACATTGAACTAAAGTTTGGTAAAGCAAAATTTCTGTTAATTTATCTTGCATGGGGAGCTGGTGCAGGGTTAGCTCATATTGTAATTGATCCAACAAGTTCTATACCTGCAGTAGGTGCATCAGGGGCAATATCTGGAGTACTTGGAGCATACTTGGCAATATTTCCTAGAGTCCGAATTACCACTTTTCTTATGTTGGGCTTTTTCTGGAGAATGATGCATATTCAGGCAAAATGGTTTTTGCCATTTTGGTTAGTCTTCCAAAACCTATTGCCATTTTTCATTGGTGGCTTTGGTGTTGCAGGAGGAGGTGTAGCATATATGGCACACATTGGAGGATTTGCAATTGGATTTGCAACTGGATATCTATACAAAAAAACACACAGTTCTGAATATACATACGGTACAAGATACGGATACAGACCAGATTATTGA
- a CDS encoding 4-oxalocrotonate tautomerase family protein produces MPLITVSMYPGRTQEQKDEYAKAITESAVKILNTKESHVIVVFEDNPKENWFLAGKQL; encoded by the coding sequence ATGCCATTGATTACAGTATCGATGTATCCTGGAAGAACACAGGAACAAAAAGATGAGTACGCAAAAGCAATCACAGAATCAGCAGTTAAGATTCTAAATACAAAAGAGAGTCACGTTATTGTTGTTTTTGAAGACAATCCAAAAGAAAACTGGTTCTTAGCTGGAAAACAATTGTAG
- a CDS encoding carbon-nitrogen hydrolase family protein, with translation MNVAVVQFKASTNKENNLKKIISYIQKAASKNATLCAFPEFMMFYTNSTQTSKQLASLAETISGNFVSTIAKAAKENKIQVVGSFYEKSKKKDRVYDTSFVIDKSGKVISTYRKIHLYDALGFRESDKMTSGSKIAKPVQTSLGKAGMMICYDLRFPEMSRSLALSGAEVLIAPSAWVQGNMKEEHWITINKTRAIENGCYVIAPDQVGNIYCGRSLVVDPYGKILLDMKKKQGIGYAKIDLNNVKQTRKVLPLLKNRRASVYSI, from the coding sequence ATGAATGTAGCAGTTGTGCAATTCAAGGCATCAACTAACAAAGAAAACAATCTCAAAAAAATAATCTCGTATATTCAAAAAGCAGCCTCAAAGAATGCTACATTATGTGCATTTCCAGAATTTATGATGTTTTACACAAATTCCACTCAAACATCAAAACAGCTTGCAAGCCTAGCTGAAACAATTAGTGGTAATTTTGTCTCAACAATTGCAAAGGCGGCCAAAGAGAATAAAATTCAAGTTGTAGGATCATTTTATGAGAAGAGCAAGAAAAAAGATCGTGTGTATGACACTTCATTTGTAATTGACAAGTCTGGCAAAGTAATCTCGACATATAGAAAAATTCATCTTTATGATGCACTCGGATTTAGAGAATCAGACAAAATGACATCAGGCTCAAAGATTGCAAAACCAGTACAGACTTCACTTGGAAAAGCTGGAATGATGATTTGTTATGATCTTAGATTTCCAGAGATGTCAAGATCACTTGCATTATCTGGCGCTGAAGTATTAATTGCACCTTCTGCATGGGTACAAGGCAATATGAAAGAAGAGCATTGGATAACAATTAACAAAACACGTGCAATAGAGAATGGTTGCTATGTAATTGCACCAGATCAAGTTGGAAATATTTACTGTGGAAGAAGTCTTGTAGTTGATCCATATGGCAAGATCTTACTTGATATGAAAAAGAAACAAGGAATTGGCTATGCCAAAATTGATCTTAACAACGTAAAGCAAACACGCAAAGTCTTGCCTTTACTGAAAAACAGAAGAGCAAGTGTCTATTCTATTTAG
- a CDS encoding DNA topoisomerase → MPPKKSSLQTIQIKKSTVRHTVKKSKSKTSVFKKEIIQYLDINGYLSWSSKDKKYMILGTNSPKNGLVPCPQCKLGELMVIRSRTTRKRFMGCSNFYGGCKASSPLLQKARLRATKKPCEVCMWPMVIFRYSRNQKWTKQCSNFSCESRKPKTK, encoded by the coding sequence ATGCCACCAAAAAAATCCAGTCTTCAAACTATACAGATCAAAAAGAGTACAGTTAGGCATACTGTAAAAAAGTCAAAGTCAAAAACAAGTGTCTTCAAAAAAGAGATCATTCAATATTTGGACATTAATGGATATCTTTCATGGTCCTCAAAAGATAAAAAATACATGATACTTGGAACAAATTCCCCAAAAAATGGACTGGTTCCATGTCCTCAATGTAAATTAGGAGAATTGATGGTAATTAGATCTAGAACAACACGAAAGCGATTCATGGGTTGTTCTAACTTTTATGGTGGTTGCAAAGCATCATCCCCATTATTACAAAAGGCTAGACTTAGGGCAACAAAGAAACCATGTGAAGTATGTATGTGGCCAATGGTGATTTTCAGATATTCAAGAAATCAGAAATGGACAAAACAATGCTCAAATTTTAGTTGTGAGAGCAGAAAGCCCAAAACTAAATAG
- a CDS encoding thiolase domain-containing protein, producing the protein MEKVCVLGAGSTKYGKLNESIADITTQASVSAIESAGISPKDVKASYISNVFGVADKQVHLGPVLMSRLGIPDKPSLTIESACGSGSVSFREAYANVAAGFYDCLLVTGVEKVTHTGTEWTTTYFAYCSDFFYEGQAGASFPGLFASMARAYLTEFDATEEDFAAVAVKNHDNGFLNPKAHMQKKITIEDVMKSAVVASPLKLYDCCPFSDGASSVILCSEKFAKEHGGDYIEVIGSGRGGSPAALQGREHMTTIPSTKIAAEAAYKMAGITAKDVDFAEVHDCFTIAEVVDTEDLGFFDKGQGIQAVREGRTKLNSDISINPSGGLKSKGHPIGATGVGQVVEVFDQLTGRAGERTVKDAKIGLTHNFGATGASCAVHVFQSV; encoded by the coding sequence GTGGAAAAGGTTTGCGTTCTTGGTGCAGGTAGCACCAAATATGGAAAACTAAATGAAAGTATTGCTGATATCACTACTCAAGCATCAGTTTCAGCCATCGAAAGCGCAGGAATTTCTCCAAAAGATGTCAAAGCATCATACATCTCAAACGTATTTGGAGTTGCTGACAAACAGGTACATCTTGGACCTGTCTTAATGAGTAGATTAGGAATTCCCGATAAACCATCATTAACAATAGAGTCTGCATGTGGAAGTGGTTCTGTATCATTTAGAGAAGCATATGCCAACGTTGCAGCAGGATTCTATGATTGTCTTTTAGTTACTGGAGTTGAAAAAGTAACTCATACAGGAACCGAATGGACTACAACTTACTTTGCATACTGTTCAGATTTTTTCTATGAAGGTCAAGCTGGTGCATCGTTTCCAGGTTTGTTTGCATCTATGGCACGAGCTTACTTGACAGAATTTGATGCAACTGAAGAAGACTTTGCAGCAGTTGCAGTAAAGAACCATGATAATGGTTTTCTAAATCCTAAAGCTCACATGCAAAAGAAAATTACAATTGAAGATGTAATGAAGTCTGCAGTAGTTGCTAGTCCTCTCAAACTTTATGACTGCTGTCCATTCTCTGATGGTGCAAGCTCTGTTATTCTTTGTTCTGAAAAGTTTGCAAAAGAACATGGTGGTGATTACATTGAAGTAATTGGTTCTGGTCGTGGTGGTTCACCTGCAGCATTACAAGGACGTGAACACATGACAACAATTCCTAGTACAAAGATTGCAGCAGAAGCAGCATACAAAATGGCAGGAATCACTGCAAAAGATGTTGACTTTGCAGAAGTACATGATTGTTTTACAATTGCAGAAGTAGTTGACACTGAAGATCTAGGATTCTTTGATAAAGGACAAGGAATTCAAGCTGTTCGTGAAGGTAGAACAAAATTAAATTCTGATATTTCAATTAATCCATCAGGTGGTCTTAAATCAAAAGGACATCCAATTGGAGCAACAGGTGTTGGACAAGTAGTCGAAGTATTTGATCAACTAACTGGAAGAGCAGGTGAAAGAACTGTTAAAGATGCAAAGATTGGCTTAACGCATAACTTTGGTGCAACTGGTGCAAGTTGTGCAGTTCATGTTTTCCAAAGTGTATAA
- a CDS encoding OB-fold domain-containing protein, which translates to MTVEEQLIQHAKEGKLLVHKCTECGYLHLSTAYYCLKCGSKGFEDVLLDGTGTIATYTIITVAPAGFEKFTPYAFVVLKLDQSDLRISGFMAGIATPADLPVGTKARIAGFEDNCGIIIKKQ; encoded by the coding sequence ATGACTGTTGAAGAGCAACTTATCCAACATGCTAAAGAAGGTAAGCTTCTAGTTCACAAATGTACTGAATGTGGTTACCTTCACTTGTCAACTGCTTATTATTGCCTAAAGTGTGGTAGCAAGGGATTTGAAGATGTTTTATTAGATGGAACAGGCACAATTGCAACTTATACCATTATTACAGTGGCTCCTGCAGGCTTTGAAAAATTTACTCCATATGCCTTTGTTGTCCTAAAATTAGACCAATCTGATTTGAGAATCTCTGGATTTATGGCAGGTATTGCTACTCCTGCAGATCTTCCAGTTGGAACAAAAGCCAGAATTGCTGGTTTTGAAGATAACTGTGGAATTATAATTAAAAAGCAGTAA
- the nrdD gene encoding anaerobic ribonucleoside-triphosphate reductase, whose product MELAEEISEPKRSGILQSTSKRVRMIFSVMASPNRIDILRILNSKGPLTYSELKSLAGFKSKKESGKFAYHLRKLLRQSLVALNKSERRYTITNLGKLVLSLARQIEERSIIESGKMYVRTSHESIEEFNSHKIIQSLVREGSLPLELAQKITEEVENRIYKYQTTYLTGSLIREMVNSVLLEHGHEEYRNKLARLGLPVYDVQEMISNLDNVDNGAEGLLFNTGQRVFAEHLLTNILPKDVADSHLSGDLHITNPGIWSMIPDTIFVNIKELIEDGIDLGGKYLDVSRISSSKQLDEITTALSIAISLLSKEASQEIVLDGLVALFTKHSKSLPDLEQKLTDAFSTASTTSKYNKTSTVVSIRLQLGTDTKIINSIINAYKNYVKITPIPKIGLIIDHDKGKITDVSQSAAEIISLGGKVMFAKGQTSSLGVTNGSTKTTSPLSITLQSVSINLPRLAFESNKDETYFRARLALLMKPALSSMALRKKEISDLTRRGLNPILAKNTQYMQRSSVSLVVNLVGLKEAVFNILGFQDNKEGRDILHKVIETAVDVGAKKGKELGDPVAICMTETEGSARFALLDGEKYGKNSSLNSMDTDYYSQGVVINSSEISDFTAKSEPISECNKLSKLLNGGLLVTLDIDKNAKPEEIQKSIEKASELTSSFKPVKKISICGECGFKEELFEDKCPKCKSPYVV is encoded by the coding sequence ATGGAATTAGCCGAAGAGATCTCTGAACCAAAGAGAAGTGGCATCCTGCAGTCTACATCGAAACGTGTTAGAATGATCTTTTCTGTCATGGCAAGTCCTAATAGAATCGATATCCTTCGAATCCTAAATTCCAAGGGACCATTGACCTATTCAGAGCTAAAATCATTGGCAGGATTCAAGTCCAAAAAAGAGAGTGGTAAATTTGCATACCACTTGAGAAAATTATTAAGACAATCCCTTGTTGCACTTAACAAATCTGAAAGACGATACACAATTACAAATTTGGGAAAATTAGTTTTGAGTTTAGCTAGACAAATTGAAGAAAGATCAATTATTGAAAGTGGAAAGATGTATGTTAGAACATCACATGAATCAATTGAAGAATTTAATTCTCATAAAATTATTCAATCACTAGTTCGTGAAGGCAGTTTGCCACTAGAACTAGCACAAAAAATTACCGAAGAAGTTGAAAATAGAATTTACAAATATCAAACTACCTATCTTACAGGCTCACTGATTAGAGAAATGGTTAATTCTGTTCTTCTTGAGCATGGTCATGAGGAATATAGGAACAAACTTGCACGCCTAGGTCTGCCTGTTTATGACGTTCAAGAAATGATCTCAAACTTGGATAATGTAGATAATGGTGCTGAAGGTCTCTTGTTTAACACTGGACAGAGAGTCTTCGCTGAGCACTTACTTACAAACATACTTCCAAAAGATGTGGCAGATTCCCATCTTTCTGGTGATTTGCATATTACTAATCCTGGTATTTGGTCTATGATTCCTGATACAATATTTGTTAACATTAAAGAATTGATTGAAGATGGAATTGATCTTGGTGGAAAATATCTTGATGTCTCAAGAATTTCTTCATCAAAACAACTTGATGAGATTACAACTGCATTATCCATTGCAATATCTCTTCTATCAAAGGAAGCATCACAAGAAATTGTGCTTGATGGATTGGTTGCATTGTTTACAAAACATTCAAAATCACTCCCAGACCTAGAACAAAAATTAACTGATGCATTTTCAACTGCATCTACAACTTCAAAATATAACAAAACAAGTACAGTTGTATCAATTAGACTACAATTAGGTACTGATACTAAAATAATTAATTCAATTATTAATGCATACAAAAATTACGTAAAGATCACTCCAATACCAAAAATTGGTTTGATAATTGATCATGACAAAGGAAAGATAACTGATGTTTCTCAATCAGCTGCTGAAATTATTTCATTAGGTGGTAAGGTAATGTTTGCTAAAGGACAAACATCTAGCTTAGGTGTTACAAATGGATCAACAAAGACCACTAGTCCGCTTTCAATAACATTGCAATCTGTTTCAATTAACCTTCCTAGACTTGCATTTGAATCAAACAAAGATGAAACTTACTTTAGAGCAAGACTTGCATTATTAATGAAGCCAGCACTATCTTCTATGGCATTAAGAAAGAAAGAGATCTCAGATCTTACAAGAAGAGGACTAAATCCAATTCTTGCAAAGAACACACAATACATGCAAAGAAGTTCTGTATCACTTGTTGTAAATTTGGTTGGACTCAAAGAAGCAGTCTTTAACATATTAGGATTCCAAGATAACAAAGAAGGACGAGATATTCTACACAAAGTCATTGAGACTGCTGTTGATGTTGGTGCCAAAAAAGGCAAAGAATTGGGCGATCCTGTGGCTATTTGTATGACTGAAACAGAAGGCTCTGCTCGTTTTGCTTTACTTGATGGGGAAAAATATGGTAAAAATTCCTCTCTGAATTCAATGGATACGGACTATTATTCACAAGGTGTCGTGATTAATTCATCTGAGATTTCCGATTTTACTGCTAAGAGTGAACCTATTTCTGAATGTAACAAACTATCAAAGTTACTCAATGGTGGCTTACTTGTAACATTAGATATTGACAAGAACGCAAAGCCTGAAGAAATCCAAAAATCCATTGAAAAGGCATCAGAACTTACATCTTCTTTCAAGCCTGTTAAGAAAATTTCAATATGTGGTGAATGTGGATTCAAGGAAGAGCTATTTGAAGACAAGTGTCCAAAGTGCAAGTCACCATATGTTGTCTGA
- a CDS encoding adenosylcobalamin-dependent ribonucleoside-diphosphate reductase, with amino-acid sequence MDNSQIENTISEIRKRSGAVTAFNKNKISNAIYRALAATSKADRGLADQLAGKVVDKLVEQGFTSSRTPTVEDIQDIVESTLIDSGNSDIAKAYIVYRHERRKLRDEKKKVLNLKNLDPVSKKFDLNCLRVLASRYLFRNGKNEIIESPTQMFERVAILVGIGDILYDAQLFDKSGHTKQDVEEAKSYLEKLDAFDYKFKVGSYFFNKWHFRALINHYVTLANKGQMKVSFKDLLTLLAAKKLDSYEDKITEYLELMTAQDFLPNSPTMMNAGGRLGQLSACFVLGMEDGMEQIMKSTSDAALIFKSGGGVGINYSDLREEGDIVASTSGVASGPVSFMNIINTVTEVVKQGGKRRGANMGIIEAWHPDVEKFITNKTEPGILENFNVSVGIWEDFWHALVNTSDGNYVLRSPRDKKPVKEINAHQLIDLIALSAWKSAEPGLIFFDQINKYNVFAKARQAPLRATNPCGEQSLYPYESCNLGSINLVNLVKRQADGSYEFDWQRYEETIRKTTRFLDNIIDVNNYPVPEIDVASKESRRIGLGVMGVADLLYKLRIPYNSKEGYELQSKLSEALTYYSMEESVALAKSRGEFPLCSKTEYPEGKIPVAGYYEKPKEAHSYEWDALIDKIQKYGIRNVLTTTVAPTGTLSMIADCSNGMEPAFALVFEKRVTVGRFFYTNKIVEEVLKEEGLYNDEILAKIADNYGSLKGIPEIPQWMQDVFVTAMDIHWADHLMAQGVWQDWIGNAIAKTINMPYDVTAEDVKSAYLLAHEIGLKGITVYRDGSRHKQVLHMTSENAEKTFDVTPSEYITEYITKKITNPYVKSQVNAALAIKVHDEEIKMEPQKIEDIPEDRLCPTCKNSLVFVEGCSICIECGYSGCTSG; translated from the coding sequence TTGGATAATTCACAAATAGAAAATACGATCAGTGAGATCCGTAAGCGCAGTGGCGCAGTAACGGCTTTCAATAAAAATAAAATTTCAAATGCCATCTATAGGGCATTGGCTGCCACCTCTAAAGCCGACCGTGGTTTAGCCGATCAACTAGCAGGAAAAGTTGTTGATAAATTAGTAGAACAAGGATTTACTAGTTCTCGAACACCTACAGTTGAAGACATTCAAGATATTGTAGAGTCTACATTAATTGATAGTGGAAATAGCGATATTGCCAAAGCCTATATCGTTTACAGACATGAGAGAAGAAAATTAAGAGACGAAAAGAAGAAGGTCTTAAATCTAAAAAATCTAGATCCAGTTTCTAAGAAATTTGATTTGAATTGTCTTAGGGTTTTAGCATCAAGATATCTTTTCAGAAATGGCAAAAATGAAATCATTGAATCACCTACTCAGATGTTTGAAAGAGTTGCAATCCTAGTTGGAATTGGTGATATTCTTTATGACGCACAACTATTTGACAAATCTGGACATACCAAACAAGATGTAGAAGAAGCAAAATCTTATCTTGAGAAATTAGATGCCTTTGATTATAAATTCAAAGTAGGCTCTTATTTCTTTAACAAGTGGCATTTTAGAGCACTAATCAATCACTATGTTACACTTGCAAACAAAGGTCAGATGAAGGTAAGTTTCAAAGATCTATTGACATTACTTGCAGCCAAGAAACTAGATAGTTATGAAGATAAAATAACTGAGTACCTTGAATTGATGACTGCACAAGACTTTCTACCAAATTCACCAACAATGATGAATGCTGGAGGAAGATTGGGACAACTATCAGCATGCTTTGTCTTAGGAATGGAAGATGGTATGGAGCAAATAATGAAATCCACATCTGATGCAGCATTGATCTTCAAATCTGGCGGTGGTGTAGGAATAAACTACTCTGATTTGCGTGAAGAAGGTGATATTGTTGCCTCAACTTCTGGTGTTGCCTCAGGTCCGGTATCTTTTATGAACATCATCAATACCGTAACTGAAGTTGTAAAACAAGGAGGAAAAAGACGTGGTGCTAACATGGGAATCATTGAAGCATGGCATCCTGATGTTGAGAAATTCATTACCAATAAAACAGAACCAGGAATCTTAGAGAACTTTAATGTAAGTGTGGGAATCTGGGAAGACTTTTGGCATGCACTAGTAAACACTAGTGATGGAAACTATGTTTTGCGTAGTCCACGTGATAAAAAACCAGTAAAAGAAATCAATGCACACCAACTCATTGATCTAATTGCACTATCTGCATGGAAGAGTGCAGAACCTGGCTTGATCTTCTTTGATCAAATTAACAAATACAATGTGTTTGCCAAAGCTAGACAAGCACCATTAAGAGCTACAAATCCATGTGGTGAGCAAAGTCTCTATCCATACGAATCTTGTAATCTTGGTTCTATCAATTTGGTCAATCTAGTAAAACGCCAAGCAGATGGAAGTTATGAATTTGATTGGCAAAGATATGAAGAAACAATCAGAAAGACAACAAGATTCCTTGATAACATCATTGATGTAAACAACTATCCAGTACCAGAGATTGATGTTGCATCAAAAGAATCTAGAAGAATTGGATTAGGTGTTATGGGAGTTGCAGATCTTCTATACAAATTAAGGATTCCATATAACTCCAAAGAAGGTTATGAACTACAATCAAAACTCTCCGAAGCATTAACCTACTATTCAATGGAAGAAAGTGTAGCACTTGCAAAATCTAGAGGTGAGTTCCCACTTTGTTCAAAGACTGAATATCCTGAAGGAAAGATTCCAGTTGCAGGATACTATGAGAAACCAAAAGAAGCTCACTCCTATGAATGGGATGCACTAATTGATAAAATCCAAAAGTATGGAATAAGAAATGTCTTGACAACTACAGTTGCTCCAACAGGAACACTATCCATGATAGCAGATTGTTCAAATGGAATGGAACCTGCATTTGCTCTTGTATTTGAGAAGCGAGTAACAGTTGGAAGATTCTTCTATACCAACAAGATTGTCGAAGAAGTCCTAAAAGAAGAAGGTCTTTACAATGATGAAATTCTTGCAAAGATTGCAGACAACTACGGTTCATTGAAAGGAATTCCTGAAATTCCTCAATGGATGCAAGATGTCTTTGTAACTGCAATGGATATTCATTGGGCTGATCATCTCATGGCTCAAGGTGTATGGCAAGACTGGATTGGAAATGCAATTGCAAAAACAATCAACATGCCATATGATGTAACAGCAGAAGATGTAAAATCTGCATATCTGTTAGCACATGAAATAGGACTAAAAGGAATTACCGTTTATCGTGACGGTTCAAGACACAAACAAGTACTTCACATGACTAGTGAAAATGCAGAGAAGACCTTTGATGTAACTCCAAGTGAATATATCACTGAATACATCACTAAGAAAATTACAAACCCTTACGTCAAATCTCAAGTCAATGCAGCACTTGCAATTAAAGTTCATGACGAAGAAATCAAAATGGAACCTCAGAAGATAGAAGATATTCCCGAAGATCGTCTATGTCCAACATGCAAAAACAGCCTTGTCTTTGTAGAAGGATGCAGTATCTGTATTGAATGCGGATACAGTGGTTGTACTTCTGGATAA